Within the Photobacterium swingsii genome, the region GCTCCCCTGCTAAGGGAGTATACGGTTTATCCCGTATCGAGGGTTCGAATCCCTCCTTCACCGCCATTCTTTCGCTATTCGACAAATACCTCAGTATTTAGAGTTTAGCTTGTTATCTCTTATAGCGAGAAGATAACAGAGTAACAAACCGTGCGCGCGTAGCTCAGCTGGATAGAGTACCTGGCTACGAACCAGGCGGTCGGAGGTTCGAATCCTCCCGCGCGCACCATCATTTAAAAGCTCAGCTTAGGCTGGGCTTTTTTTATATCTATTCTGCGGCACTACACGCTTCTATTTCTTCATGCCACGAGCACTAAATTGCGTGCCATCTCGCATTTTTCTATTTTCCTTCGCTCTTTTTCTATTTTGCTTGGCAATAGGCTGAATCCGTTAATTTGCTATCTAGTGATGATATTAGTATCAAGGTGTTGCGTCCCCTTTGATCCTTAGCGGAAAAATGTACCAAAGCCGTAAATGCTACTATTTTTGGTGGTGAAGCTTGGTGTCTTGAGCTGTTTTTAGCCATATTCATTGAAAATGTTAGCTGTCAGTCTTGTGGGTAAAGCATTGATTTAGGATCGCAACTGCTGATTATTTCTTTTCTAGAGTTACGATTACGTCAACGTCAATTTATCTTCTGCTGTTTATATATCTCACTGTTCTATATGGCTTTAAATTATTACTTCGTTTTTGCTTTTTGAGTGACTAGTGATTTATCTGGCAGAAATGTCATTGTTTTTACGACTTAGTGGCAATTATGGAAAAATCAGAGTAATTGCGGTGTTTTTATTGCTGGTTTGTTAATCGGTTTGACTTGTTTTTGTTTGTCGTGATAATGCTTAACCGCCAGTCACAATAATGAAAGGAAGCAATAATGACTGATTTAGCGAGTGTGCTAGTAGAAGCGGCAACCATCATGATCACAGGAATGGTCGTGGTGTTTGTGTTTTTAAGCATCCTGATTTTTTTAGTTCAGCTTATGGCGAAATTTGCCCCTGCCGATCCCGAGGTCGCGGATAAAACGACATCGTCTCAGCCTACGGCAAAAAGTACAGATACGGTACAACCCGAGATCATTGCTGCGATTTCTGCAGCGGTTAACCAGTATCGTCAACGTCGAGCTTGAATGTTTTAGGACACGGTTTATTACAAGGAGTTTGCGAGCATGTCTAAACCTTTAGCGATAACAGACGTCGTATTACGCGACGCTCATCAATCATTATTTGCCACCCGTCTTCGTCTTGAAGATATGTTACCGATTGCCGAACAGCTTGATAATGTTGGTTATTGGTCGTTAGAAACATGGGGAGGGGCAACCTTCGACGCCTGCATTCGTTACCTTGGTGAAGATCCTTGGGAGCGCTTACGAGCCTTAAAGCAGGCGATGCCCAAAACCCCGATGCAGATGCTACTGCGTGGTCAAAACTTACTGGGGTATCGCCATTACGGCGATGATGTGGTTGAGAAGTTTGTTGAACGTGCTCACCATAATGGGATGGATGTGTTTCGTATTTTCGATGCGATGAATGACGTCCGTAATTTTGAAAAGGCGATAAAGGCCACGGTTGATGTCGGTGCACATGCCCAAGGCACCATTTCTTACACTACGAGCCCAGTTCATACGATAGATACTTGGTTAGACCTTGCTAAACGCCTTGAAGATTTGGGTTGCCACTCACTATGTATTAAAGACATGTCAGGGCTTTTAAAGCCTTATGAAGCATTTGAGCTGATTTCGCGTATTAAAGCCTCATGTGATGTGCCTTTAGCACTGCATTGCCATGCAACAACTGGGCTCTCTACGGCAACGGCTGTCAAAGCCGCAGAAGCAGGCTTAGATATTCTCGATACTTCGGTATCGTCAATGAGCCAAACCTATGGTCATACCCCAACTGAAACCGTTATTGCGATGCTAGAAGGCACTGAGCGTGATACCGATTTAGACCTTGAGCAGTTAGAGCCTATTTCGGCATATTTCCGTGAGGTACGTAAAAAGTACGCCAAGTTTGAAGGCAGTTTGAAAGGGATTGATGCGCGTATTTTATTGGCGCAAGTGCCCGGTGGCATGTTAACCAATATGGAAAGCCAGTTGAAAGAGCAAGGTGCAGCCGATCGTTTTGATGAGGTATTGGCAGAGATCCCAAGGGTGCGTGAAGATTTGGGCTTTATTCCTCTGGTGACGCCAACCTCGCAAATTGTAGGTACTCAGGCGGTCTTAAATGTATTAACAGGTGAGCGCTATAAGAGTATTACCAAAGAAACTGCGGGTGTATTAAAAGGTGAATACGGTAAAGCGCCTGCGGCTGTAAATGCAGAGCTGCAAGCCAAAGTCTTAGCCGGTGCAGAGCCGATTACATGCCGCCCTGCTGATCTGATTGATGATGAACTCGCGGTGCTAACCGCAGAATTGACGACGAAAGCAAAAGAAGAACAGATCTCGCTGGCTGAACAGCAAGTGGATGATGTACTGACTTATGCTTTGTTCCCACAAGTCGGCCTGAATTTCCTTAAGAATCGTAATAACCCAGCTGCGTTTGAACCTGCGCCACAGCTTGAGCCTGTCGCTTCTGGTGAACACGACTCGACACCTGTTGTCGCAACGGGGGGGATTGAAGCATATAGCGTGAAAGTGAACGGCCAGGTTTATGATGTGGAAGTTGGCCCAAGTGGTGAATTGACCTCTGTTGTATCAGCCCCTACTGCTAGCAGTGCACCCGCAGCGCCAGCGGCGAGTGAGGCTGAATCGATTGCCGCGCCATTGGCGGGTAATATTTTTAAAATCAACGTACAGCCGGGTCACCAAGTATCGGAAGGTGATGTCTTGGTGATATTGGAAGCAATGAAAATGGAAACCGAAGTGCGCGCTGCACGTAGTGGGGTGATCCAAGCGTTGCATGTCAAAGAGGGTGACTCGGTATCGGTAGGCTCACCGATTTTGAGCTTAGTGTAAGAGGCATACCATGGATGGTTTATTGAAACTCTGGTCGGAGACTGGAATCGCAAACTTTGAGTTTGGCCAGATCGTCATGATGATCGTGGGCTTTGGCTTACTGTTTTTGGCAATTCGAAAAGGTTTTGAGCCTTTGTTGTTATTGCCGATAGGCTTTGGGGCAATTTTAGCGAATATCCCCAATGCTGGCTTTACCGAAGAAGGTGGCTTGTTGTACTACATCTACCACGTAGGGATTGAAACCGGTATTTTCCCGCTTTTGATCTTTATGGGGGTGGGGGCCATGACGGACTTTGGCGCTTTGATTGCTAACCCCAAAACCCTATTACTCGGTGCTGCGGCACAGTTTGGTATCTTCTTCACTCTGTTTGGTGCGATCTTACTGAACTTGGTGCCTGGGATGGAGTTTAGTATGGCGGATGCATCATCGATCGCCATCATAGGTGGTGCTGACGGCCCTACGGCGATCTTCCTCGCCAGCCGATTGTCGCCTGATTTGCTTGGTGCTATCGCTGTTGCCGCGTACAGTTATATGGCGTTGGTTCCTATTATTCAGCCACCGATCATGAAAGCGTTAACGTCACCGGAAGAGCGTAAGATCAAAATGCAACAGCTACGTCATGTCAGCAAAGCAGAAAAGATCTTATTCCCATTGGCTGTGTTGATGATGACCGTCTTTTTCTTACCTTCAGCTACGCCTTTAGTAGGCATGTTCTGTTTAGGTAACTTGATGCGTGAATCTGGTGTCGTGGATCGTTTATCTAACACGGTACAGAATGAATTAATCAATGTGGTGACCATCATGCTTGGCCTCGGTGTGGGGTCAAAACTGGAAGCGGATACCTTCTTGCAGCTTGAAACCTTAGGTATTCTATTATTAGGTGCGGTGGCGTTTAGCGTCGGGACTGGCGGCGGGGTGTTAATGGCGAAGCTGCTTAACCGCTTTAGTAAAGAAGATATTAACCCACTTATTGGTGCGGCTGGCGTGTCTGCTGTACCTATGGCAGCCCGCGTGGTGAACAAGGTTGGGCTAGAGTCTAACCCTCAGAACTTCCTATTAATGCATGCGATGGGGCCTAATGTTGCGGGTGTACTCGGATCGGCAGTTGCGGCTGGTATTTTATTAGCTTTAGTCAGTCCGTAGGTAAAATAGGTATTCCGACATATATTGAAACGGGTAGCAATAAGCTGCCCGTTTTTTTTGCGCGACGAGTTAGGTATAACTAGACCCATAAGAGTAGGATGAGTGTTATCTCTGCTCACAGCCCGATAAGGAAAAAATCATGGCTTTCTATCCAATGGCTTCGCTTCCCGCTTCGACTCAACAACTCGCTATCACTGCATTTGGTGAAGCCAATACGCTGCAGCTGCAAACCTCTGTGTTACCCGAGCCACAAGATGACCAAGTGATGGTTGCTGTAGACTTTTCTAGTGTAAACCCGATTGATGCAAAAACACGTGCAGGATTAGGTTGGGCTGCAGCACAGAATCAAAATAATTTGCCTTGGGTACCAGGCTATGACATTGCTGGCCATGTTGCAGCCGTCGGTGACAATGTGACCCATCTAGTCGTAGGGGAACGTGTTAGTGGTTTTATTGGCTTCCCGCTTGAGGGCGGTGCGTATAGCCAGTATGTCAATGTGGCGGCGGCAGATCTGAGTATCTTGCCTGATAATGTATCGCTGCAAGCAGCTGCAAGTTTACCCTTAGCCGGACAAACGGCATGGCAAGCTCTCGATAAAGTGAAAGTTAACGCCAATGATCGGGTCTTAATTTTGGCTGGTGCGGGTGGTGTCGGTCATATTGCGGTGCAATTGGCTGTTGCCAAGCAAGCGCAGGTATTTGCGACGGGCTCTGCGGATAATCAAGCCTTCATTGAACAGCTCGGGGCAACGGCGATCGATTACCGCCAAGGTGAGCTGATGGAACAAGTTGAACCTGTTGATGTCCTGATCGATTTAATGGGGGGCGAAGTTGGTTTAGCTGCATTGGCAGCAGTGAAGCCTGGCGGTCGGGTAGTGACGATCCCTACGATCACTGCCGATCAAGTGTGTCAGCAAGCCGAAGCGCTAGGGTTAAGGGCTGAAGGCATGTTGGTGAGCCCTAATATTGAACAAAATAACGCTATGCTTGAAATGATCGCGCAAGGTCAGTTGAGTGTTGAGGTTGCGGTAACCTATCCGCTCGCGGAAGGGGTTAAGGCGCATCAACACATAGAGTCAGGACGTACTCGCGGCAAAGTTTTATTGGCAGTCAGTAATACATGATTTCAACATTAGTAAATGGCGACTCAGCGTTATGGGTGTTGTTTTCAACCGGTTTTTTGAGTGCCACCTTATTGCCTGGCGGCTCTGAAGCGAACTTAGTTGCCACATTGAAATTAGGCGATAACGCAGTATGGCTAGTTGTTACGGTTGCGACGTTGGGGAATACCCTTGGCGGTATGACCAATTATTGGCTAGGTAGATTACTACCAGATAAAACTTCTGATGAAAAACAGGGTCATAGAGCTTTATTATGGCTTAAAAAGTACGGTTACTGGTCATTGTTCTTTAGCTGGCTGCCTATCATTGGTGATCCCCTCTGTCTTGCTGCAGGTTGGTTGCGAATGCATCATTGGCTCAGTTTTCTCATTATTATGATTGGTAAAGCGCTACGTTACTCCGTGTTGGCCATGATTGTGGTTGGCTTTTTATAAGGATGTCTTTTGTGCAAAAGTGGTTATTAAGTGCGGCGCTGCTGTCACTGGCAGGTGCCCCTTCTCATGCAGCGTATGCTGCTGTCTCTTCGTCTTCAGTGGCTGCGACAGCTGCGCTTCCTGATGGCATTCGTTTGGTTGAACAGGTGGGGGTAACGGATCCGAATGAGCCTGTGATCCCTTTTAGCAAGTATGTTCTCGATAATGGCTTAACCGTGGTTTTGCACCAAGATAGCTCCGATCCTTTGGTGCATGTTGATGTGACGTACCATGTCGGCTCGGCACGTGAAGAGGCCGATAAATCAGGTTTTGCTCATTTCTTTGAGCATATGATGTTTCAGGGATCTGAAAACGTGGGTGATCAAGAACACTTCCGTTTGATCACTGAAGCGGGAGGTTCGCTAAACGGTACCACTAAT harbors:
- a CDS encoding oxaloacetate decarboxylase subunit gamma gives rise to the protein MTDLASVLVEAATIMITGMVVVFVFLSILIFLVQLMAKFAPADPEVADKTTSSQPTAKSTDTVQPEIIAAISAAVNQYRQRRA
- the oadA gene encoding sodium-extruding oxaloacetate decarboxylase subunit alpha translates to MSKPLAITDVVLRDAHQSLFATRLRLEDMLPIAEQLDNVGYWSLETWGGATFDACIRYLGEDPWERLRALKQAMPKTPMQMLLRGQNLLGYRHYGDDVVEKFVERAHHNGMDVFRIFDAMNDVRNFEKAIKATVDVGAHAQGTISYTTSPVHTIDTWLDLAKRLEDLGCHSLCIKDMSGLLKPYEAFELISRIKASCDVPLALHCHATTGLSTATAVKAAEAGLDILDTSVSSMSQTYGHTPTETVIAMLEGTERDTDLDLEQLEPISAYFREVRKKYAKFEGSLKGIDARILLAQVPGGMLTNMESQLKEQGAADRFDEVLAEIPRVREDLGFIPLVTPTSQIVGTQAVLNVLTGERYKSITKETAGVLKGEYGKAPAAVNAELQAKVLAGAEPITCRPADLIDDELAVLTAELTTKAKEEQISLAEQQVDDVLTYALFPQVGLNFLKNRNNPAAFEPAPQLEPVASGEHDSTPVVATGGIEAYSVKVNGQVYDVEVGPSGELTSVVSAPTASSAPAAPAASEAESIAAPLAGNIFKINVQPGHQVSEGDVLVILEAMKMETEVRAARSGVIQALHVKEGDSVSVGSPILSLV
- a CDS encoding sodium ion-translocating decarboxylase subunit beta; its protein translation is MDGLLKLWSETGIANFEFGQIVMMIVGFGLLFLAIRKGFEPLLLLPIGFGAILANIPNAGFTEEGGLLYYIYHVGIETGIFPLLIFMGVGAMTDFGALIANPKTLLLGAAAQFGIFFTLFGAILLNLVPGMEFSMADASSIAIIGGADGPTAIFLASRLSPDLLGAIAVAAYSYMALVPIIQPPIMKALTSPEERKIKMQQLRHVSKAEKILFPLAVLMMTVFFLPSATPLVGMFCLGNLMRESGVVDRLSNTVQNELINVVTIMLGLGVGSKLEADTFLQLETLGILLLGAVAFSVGTGGGVLMAKLLNRFSKEDINPLIGAAGVSAVPMAARVVNKVGLESNPQNFLLMHAMGPNVAGVLGSAVAAGILLALVSP
- a CDS encoding NADP-dependent oxidoreductase, which encodes MAFYPMASLPASTQQLAITAFGEANTLQLQTSVLPEPQDDQVMVAVDFSSVNPIDAKTRAGLGWAAAQNQNNLPWVPGYDIAGHVAAVGDNVTHLVVGERVSGFIGFPLEGGAYSQYVNVAAADLSILPDNVSLQAAASLPLAGQTAWQALDKVKVNANDRVLILAGAGGVGHIAVQLAVAKQAQVFATGSADNQAFIEQLGATAIDYRQGELMEQVEPVDVLIDLMGGEVGLAALAAVKPGGRVVTIPTITADQVCQQAEALGLRAEGMLVSPNIEQNNAMLEMIAQGQLSVEVAVTYPLAEGVKAHQHIESGRTRGKVLLAVSNT
- a CDS encoding YqaA family protein; protein product: MISTLVNGDSALWVLFSTGFLSATLLPGGSEANLVATLKLGDNAVWLVVTVATLGNTLGGMTNYWLGRLLPDKTSDEKQGHRALLWLKKYGYWSLFFSWLPIIGDPLCLAAGWLRMHHWLSFLIIMIGKALRYSVLAMIVVGFL